One segment of Haloplanus natans DSM 17983 DNA contains the following:
- a CDS encoding DUF7858 family protein has translation MQYSTCSSGQSSGESIPSRHWLDGDLSRAEAVELVGADEADVALATYVETHDPVPELADAVAGVREPDANATVQKRDALAETMSSVGDLR, from the coding sequence GTGCAATACTCCACGTGCAGTTCGGGGCAGTCTTCCGGTGAGAGTATTCCCTCCCGCCACTGGCTCGATGGGGACCTCTCCCGGGCCGAGGCGGTCGAACTCGTCGGCGCCGACGAGGCCGACGTCGCGCTGGCGACGTACGTCGAGACGCACGACCCGGTGCCGGAACTCGCCGACGCCGTGGCGGGCGTTCGCGAACCCGACGCGAACGCGACGGTGCAAAAGCGCGACGCACTGGCGGAGACGATGAGTTCGGTCGGCGACCTGCGGTAG
- a CDS encoding HVO_0234 family beta-propeller protein: MSYDLTIDEKRVYAERTGADEVLIAAEEGVVVASLSDDRVGEFGLDHRAAARDVAAAGNRRAVATDEDVLVGDYDPTDFGPAVAVGFHDGALLAAGPGGRVARLDDGWTTLGGVETPRAIDGGMVAAESGVHRVDGDGLRNVGLGGVHDVVGRGLPLAATDRGLYRLGNGWMDELDGAFRVVASEAPRSSGSREADSRIHAVGEAGVFAREAVDDWRAVDVPSDTPVDVGYTEAATVAVTETGTLLADAGDGWRARELGVTGVQRLAVQA; this comes from the coding sequence ATGAGCTACGATCTGACCATCGACGAGAAACGCGTCTACGCCGAGCGAACGGGCGCCGACGAGGTGTTGATCGCCGCCGAGGAGGGCGTGGTGGTCGCGTCGCTCTCCGACGACCGGGTGGGGGAGTTCGGCCTTGACCACCGGGCCGCCGCCCGCGACGTGGCCGCCGCGGGGAACCGGCGCGCCGTCGCCACCGACGAGGACGTACTCGTCGGCGACTACGATCCGACCGACTTCGGCCCCGCCGTCGCCGTCGGCTTCCACGACGGCGCGCTCCTCGCGGCCGGGCCGGGCGGGCGGGTCGCCCGCCTGGACGACGGGTGGACGACACTCGGCGGCGTGGAGACGCCACGCGCCATCGACGGCGGGATGGTGGCCGCCGAGAGCGGGGTTCATCGGGTCGACGGCGACGGCCTCCGGAACGTCGGCCTCGGCGGCGTCCACGACGTGGTCGGTCGGGGGCTCCCCCTCGCGGCGACCGATCGCGGGCTGTATCGGCTGGGCAACGGCTGGATGGACGAACTCGACGGGGCGTTCCGTGTGGTGGCCAGCGAGGCGCCACGCTCCTCCGGGAGTCGGGAGGCCGACAGCCGAATCCACGCCGTCGGCGAGGCTGGCGTCTTCGCCCGCGAAGCGGTCGACGACTGGCGGGCCGTCGACGTGCCGAGCGACACCCCCGTCGACGTGGGGTACACCGAGGCGGCGACGGTCGCAGTGACGGAGACGGGGACGCTACTGGCCGACGCCGGCGACGGGTGGCGGGCGCGCGAACTGGGCGTGACCGGCGTCCAGCGGCTGGCTGTGCAGGCGTAG
- a CDS encoding peroxiredoxin, producing the protein MLESGDPAPDVTARNQDGESVTPDFTELTVVYFYPKDFTGGCTIEAADFQAALPEFRGLGVAVYGVSMDDVDTHADFAEEEGVQFDLLADPDGTVASAFGVPTDGGHTDRVTFLVGDGEVLATYDPALADPDGHAREVLADARDELGVEE; encoded by the coding sequence ATGCTCGAATCCGGCGATCCGGCACCCGACGTGACGGCACGGAACCAGGACGGCGAGTCGGTCACGCCCGACTTCACGGAACTGACGGTGGTGTACTTCTATCCGAAGGATTTCACCGGTGGCTGCACCATCGAGGCGGCCGATTTCCAGGCCGCACTCCCCGAATTCCGCGGGCTCGGCGTCGCAGTGTACGGCGTCTCGATGGACGATGTCGACACCCACGCCGACTTCGCCGAGGAGGAGGGGGTCCAGTTCGACCTGCTCGCCGACCCGGACGGCACCGTCGCGTCGGCGTTCGGCGTCCCGACCGACGGGGGCCACACCGACCGCGTGACGTTTCTGGTCGGCGACGGCGAAGTCCTCGCCACGTACGACCCGGCCCTGGCCGACCCGGACGGACACGCACGCGAGGTGCTCGCCGACGCGCGAGACGAACTGGGCGTCGAGGAGTGA
- a CDS encoding DUF429 domain-containing protein: MTTALGVDWARGCWVVVALDDGDVTITTEPTVLNVWRAHPDADAILVDIPIGLPETPPRDCDRAAASMLGERQSSVFDVPRRAAVEADGYEAARAENGGRLGSQSWGLVPRIREVDCFLDAHPEAEAQVYESHPEVCYARFAARTGADDPGSKLEAAGLDARLSILETVDEAFGTQVRRFVESRRDDPQWHHRIQSGRLDDVLDAAALALTAGEGSFGVLPEKRNVDDRRVIVYPS, translated from the coding sequence ATGACCACGGCACTCGGCGTCGACTGGGCGCGTGGCTGCTGGGTCGTCGTCGCACTCGACGACGGCGACGTGACGATCACCACCGAACCGACCGTCCTCAACGTGTGGCGGGCCCACCCGGACGCCGACGCCATCCTCGTCGACATCCCCATCGGTCTGCCGGAGACGCCGCCCCGGGACTGCGACCGGGCCGCCGCCTCGATGCTCGGCGAGCGCCAGAGCTCCGTCTTCGACGTGCCCCGTCGCGCCGCCGTCGAGGCCGACGGCTACGAGGCGGCCCGCGCGGAAAACGGCGGTCGACTCGGCAGTCAAAGCTGGGGGCTCGTCCCCCGCATCCGCGAGGTGGACTGTTTTCTCGACGCCCACCCCGAGGCCGAAGCGCAGGTGTACGAGAGCCACCCGGAGGTGTGTTACGCGCGCTTCGCGGCCCGGACGGGCGCCGACGACCCCGGATCGAAGCTGGAAGCGGCGGGGCTCGACGCCCGGCTGTCGATCCTCGAAACCGTCGACGAGGCGTTCGGCACGCAGGTGCGACGCTTCGTCGAGTCGCGCCGCGACGACCCGCAGTGGCACCACCGCATCCAGTCCGGTCGCCTCGACGACGTACTCGACGCGGCGGCGCTCGCGCTCACGGCGGGCGAGGGGTCGTTCGGCGTCCTCCCCGAGAAGCGGAACGTGGACGACCGGCGGGTGATCGTCTATCCGTCCTGA
- a CDS encoding helix-turn-helix domain-containing protein, whose translation MSATQFDATESDRIAIDVPEGLTAAESKLVYVFLAASDGATIDELTDALEISKISLFPVLRTLIERGVVARDGSAYVPHAA comes from the coding sequence ATGAGCGCCACTCAGTTCGACGCGACCGAATCCGACCGCATCGCTATCGACGTTCCCGAGGGACTGACCGCCGCCGAGTCGAAACTGGTCTACGTGTTCCTCGCCGCCTCGGACGGGGCGACGATCGACGAACTCACCGACGCTCTCGAGATCAGCAAAATCTCACTGTTTCCCGTTCTTCGGACACTGATCGAGCGGGGCGTCGTCGCCCGCGATGGGTCGGCGTACGTGCCGCACGCGGCGTAG
- the alaS gene encoding alanine--tRNA ligase, translated as MSELEAAYRLDYFEEEGFTRQECASCGAHFWSRVERDTCGEPPCDDYSFIGNPGFDGERTLEEMREAFLSFFEENDHERIDPYPVAANRWRDDVLLTQASIYDFQPLVTSGETPPPANPLTISQPCIRMQDIDNVGKTGRHTMAFEMMAHHAFNVREDAEDDYAYEGEVYWKDETVEYCDAFFEHMGADPVEVTYIEDPWVGGGNAGPAFEVIYRGLELATLVFMSMEQDPDGEYEMKDGNRYSPMDTYIVDTGYGLERWTWMTQGTPTVYEAVYPEMIDFLTDHAGIDHSDEERDLIRDAARLSGYLDIDEIEDLASARAEVAGELGVDAERLTDLLEPLEDIYAIADHCRTLAYMLGDGIVPSNVGTGYLARMVLRRTKRLVDGLGIDAPLDELVDMQAERLDYTNRDTIRDMVRTEERKYRKTLERGQRKVEGIAEEYAARDESIPRETLIELYDSHGIQPDMVAEIAREYGAAVDVPDDFYGLVAARHEGEGASEAAAERDDRLANLPETDRLFYDDQERTEFEAVVLDVFEREEGFDVVLDQTMFYPEGGGQPADTGTLSTDETTVEVTDVQRRDGVILHRTDGNPGKGEFVRGRIDAERRFSLMRHHTATHVVGYAARQVLGDHVRQAGAQKGTGQSRLDVRHFRRISRSEVKEIERVANEVVTDNRPVTQEWPDRHEAEAKHGFDLYQGGVPPGQQIRLIHVEDDVQACAGTHVSRTGDIGAIKILKTEPIQDGVERIVFAAGSAAIEATQRTEDALYGAADVLDVSPEAVPETAERFFEEWKERGKRIDRLKEELAEVRAAAADADELEVAEGVTAVIRRMDADADELRATANAIVDEGSVAVLGSAQGGSAQFVVGVPDGVDINAGEVVGRLAGQVGGGGGGPPDFAQGGGPDVDALDDALDEAPEVLRATRNA; from the coding sequence ATGAGCGAACTCGAAGCGGCCTACCGTCTCGACTACTTCGAGGAGGAGGGATTCACTCGACAGGAGTGTGCCTCCTGTGGCGCGCATTTCTGGTCGCGCGTCGAGCGCGACACCTGCGGCGAGCCACCCTGTGACGACTACAGCTTCATCGGCAATCCGGGCTTCGACGGGGAGCGCACGCTGGAGGAGATGCGGGAGGCGTTCCTTTCTTTCTTCGAGGAGAACGATCACGAGCGCATCGACCCGTACCCGGTCGCGGCGAACCGCTGGCGCGACGACGTCCTCCTGACCCAGGCGTCTATCTACGACTTCCAGCCCCTGGTCACGTCGGGGGAGACGCCGCCGCCCGCGAACCCACTGACTATCAGCCAACCCTGCATTCGGATGCAGGACATCGACAATGTGGGCAAGACCGGCCGCCACACGATGGCCTTCGAGATGATGGCTCACCACGCCTTCAACGTCCGCGAAGACGCCGAAGACGACTACGCCTACGAGGGCGAGGTGTACTGGAAAGACGAGACGGTCGAGTACTGCGACGCCTTTTTCGAGCACATGGGCGCCGACCCCGTAGAGGTCACGTACATCGAGGACCCGTGGGTCGGCGGCGGCAACGCGGGGCCGGCGTTCGAGGTGATCTACCGCGGCCTCGAACTCGCCACGCTCGTGTTCATGTCGATGGAACAGGACCCCGACGGCGAGTACGAGATGAAAGACGGCAACCGCTACAGCCCGATGGACACCTACATCGTCGACACGGGCTACGGGCTGGAGCGGTGGACCTGGATGACACAGGGGACGCCGACGGTGTACGAGGCCGTCTATCCGGAGATGATCGACTTCCTCACCGATCACGCGGGGATCGATCACAGCGACGAGGAGCGGGATCTGATCCGCGACGCCGCCCGCCTCTCGGGCTATCTCGACATCGACGAAATCGAGGATCTGGCGTCGGCCCGCGCCGAGGTGGCGGGCGAACTCGGCGTCGACGCCGAGCGTCTCACCGACCTGCTCGAACCCCTCGAAGACATCTACGCCATCGCCGACCACTGCCGAACCCTCGCGTATATGCTCGGCGACGGCATCGTGCCCTCGAACGTCGGCACGGGCTATCTTGCGCGGATGGTACTCCGGCGGACCAAACGCCTCGTGGACGGGCTGGGCATCGACGCGCCGCTCGACGAACTCGTCGATATGCAGGCCGAACGGCTGGACTACACCAACCGCGATACGATCCGCGACATGGTGCGGACGGAGGAAAGGAAATACCGCAAGACGCTCGAACGCGGCCAGCGGAAAGTCGAAGGGATCGCGGAGGAGTACGCCGCGCGCGACGAGTCCATCCCCCGAGAGACGCTGATCGAGCTCTACGACTCCCACGGCATCCAGCCGGACATGGTGGCCGAAATCGCCCGCGAGTACGGCGCGGCCGTCGACGTGCCCGACGACTTCTACGGGCTGGTCGCGGCGCGACACGAGGGCGAGGGGGCGTCCGAGGCCGCCGCCGAGCGCGACGACCGCCTCGCGAACCTTCCCGAGACCGACCGCCTGTTCTACGACGACCAGGAGCGCACGGAGTTCGAGGCGGTCGTCCTCGACGTGTTCGAACGCGAGGAGGGGTTCGACGTGGTGCTCGACCAGACGATGTTCTACCCCGAGGGCGGGGGGCAGCCGGCCGACACGGGCACCCTCTCGACGGACGAGACGACAGTCGAGGTCACGGACGTACAGCGCCGTGACGGCGTGATCCTCCACCGGACCGACGGCAACCCCGGCAAGGGCGAGTTCGTCCGCGGTCGGATCGACGCCGAGCGCCGGTTCAGCCTGATGCGCCATCACACCGCGACCCACGTCGTCGGCTACGCCGCCCGGCAGGTGCTCGGCGACCACGTCCGACAGGCCGGCGCCCAGAAGGGGACCGGCCAGTCCCGCCTCGACGTGCGCCACTTCCGTCGGATCAGCCGGTCGGAGGTGAAAGAGATCGAACGCGTCGCCAACGAGGTGGTGACGGACAACCGCCCGGTCACACAGGAGTGGCCGGACCGCCACGAGGCGGAGGCGAAACACGGCTTCGACCTCTACCAGGGCGGGGTCCCGCCGGGCCAGCAGATCCGGCTCATCCACGTCGAGGACGACGTGCAGGCGTGTGCGGGGACACACGTCTCCCGGACCGGTGACATCGGCGCGATCAAGATTCTCAAGACCGAGCCGATCCAGGACGGCGTCGAGCGCATCGTCTTCGCGGCGGGATCGGCGGCCATCGAGGCGACCCAGCGCACCGAGGACGCCCTCTACGGCGCGGCCGACGTGCTCGACGTATCGCCCGAGGCGGTGCCCGAGACGGCCGAGCGCTTCTTCGAGGAGTGGAAGGAACGGGGCAAACGGATCGACCGTCTCAAAGAGGAACTCGCGGAGGTGCGCGCGGCCGCGGCCGACGCCGACGAACTGGAGGTCGCCGAAGGCGTCACGGCCGTGATCCGACGGATGGACGCCGACGCCGACGAACTCCGCGCCACCGCGAACGCCATCGTCGACGAAGGGTCGGTGGCCGTCCTCGGGAGTGCACAGGGCGGGAGCGCCCAGTTCGTCGTCGGCGTGCCCGACGGCGTCGACATCAACGCTGGAGAGGTCGTGGGGCGCCTCGCGGGGCAGGTCGGCGGCGGCGGCGGCGGCCCGCCGGACTTCGCGCAGGGGGGCGGCCCCGACGTGGACGCCCTCGACGACGCCCTCGACGAGGCGCCCGAGGTGCTCCGGGCGACCCGGAACGCGTAG
- a CDS encoding cell division inhibitor — translation MTDAGDETAALVGATGGAGTTRLTIELGALLANDGRKVAVFDAAFATQGLSDYLPGRINPDLTALLTDERDAPLSAGLVDFPLDDAAGRLACCPAAAPFERIARAKSPAAAQALESRIAAAADAFDHVLVDTPPVAANQAVAAVTAAARTVVVAPATTRGRDGVQRAIGRLDDLEVGVDAVVATRGDLSVADAAVPETEGEVTAAPTCLSERSTAAAVADVASVALGVDPSTGDGQGLLDSVGEFVSR, via the coding sequence ATGACCGACGCCGGCGACGAGACGGCCGCCCTCGTGGGCGCGACGGGCGGGGCGGGCACCACACGGCTGACGATCGAACTCGGCGCCCTCCTCGCGAACGACGGTCGTAAAGTCGCCGTCTTCGACGCCGCGTTCGCGACCCAGGGACTGTCCGACTACCTCCCCGGCCGGATCAACCCCGACCTGACCGCACTGCTCACCGACGAGCGTGACGCGCCCCTCTCGGCGGGACTGGTCGACTTCCCGCTCGACGACGCCGCGGGCCGACTGGCGTGCTGCCCCGCCGCTGCACCGTTCGAACGCATCGCTCGGGCGAAGTCGCCGGCGGCCGCACAGGCTCTCGAATCCCGCATCGCCGCCGCGGCCGACGCGTTCGATCACGTCCTCGTCGACACGCCACCCGTGGCCGCCAACCAGGCCGTCGCCGCGGTGACCGCCGCCGCCCGAACCGTCGTCGTCGCCCCCGCGACGACCCGCGGCCGCGACGGCGTTCAACGAGCGATCGGCCGTCTCGACGACCTCGAGGTCGGCGTCGACGCCGTCGTCGCGACGCGGGGCGACCTGTCCGTCGCCGACGCGGCGGTGCCGGAAACCGAGGGCGAGGTGACGGCCGCACCGACCTGTCTCTCCGAGCGGTCGACCGCCGCCGCCGTCGCCGACGTGGCGAGCGTCGCCCTCGGCGTCGACCCTTCGACCGGCGACGGACAGGGCCTGCTCGACTCCGTGGGCGAGTTCGTCTCGCGGTAG
- a CDS encoding type 1 glutamine amidotransferase, which yields MPLRIALLDASHGTAHTRRNFRRELDAALAEFDVTDGELPADFEYDAVVVTGSRSSVYWDEPWIDGLVDWVARAADCGRPVLGVCYGHQALAEALGGRIEAMDDIELGYREVRRVDDGDPLLDGLDDPFVAFETHSDRVAELPPGATLLAENERGVQAFRRGDCWGVQFHPEYDRGSAERVTKGKDLSEGRIRGVLDGIDADNYAAACRTKRLFDNFTDYVRKVAGTGASPPQSADRF from the coding sequence ATGCCCCTGCGGATCGCCCTCCTCGACGCCTCGCACGGCACCGCACACACGCGCCGGAACTTCCGGCGGGAGCTCGACGCCGCCCTCGCGGAGTTCGACGTGACGGACGGCGAGTTGCCCGCCGACTTCGAGTACGACGCCGTCGTCGTCACCGGGTCGCGCTCCTCGGTCTACTGGGACGAGCCGTGGATCGACGGCCTCGTCGACTGGGTCGCCCGGGCGGCCGACTGCGGCCGCCCCGTCCTCGGCGTCTGCTACGGCCATCAGGCCCTCGCCGAGGCGCTCGGTGGCCGCATCGAGGCGATGGACGACATCGAACTCGGCTACCGCGAGGTGCGCCGCGTCGACGACGGCGACCCCCTCCTCGACGGCCTCGACGACCCGTTCGTCGCCTTCGAGACGCATTCGGATCGCGTGGCCGAGTTGCCGCCGGGGGCGACGCTCCTCGCCGAAAACGAGCGTGGGGTACAGGCCTTCCGCCGCGGCGACTGCTGGGGCGTGCAGTTCCACCCCGAGTACGACCGGGGGAGCGCCGAGCGGGTGACGAAGGGCAAGGACCTCTCCGAGGGACGGATTCGGGGCGTCCTCGACGGCATCGACGCCGACAACTACGCGGCGGCCTGTCGGACCAAGCGGCTGTTCGACAACTTCACCGACTACGTCCGCAAGGTGGCCGGGACCGGCGCGTCGCCGCCGCAGTCGGCCGACCGTTTTTGA
- a CDS encoding endonuclease/exonuclease/phosphatase family protein, with product MRVLSWNVDGTFPPQGSPDQIADQIGWLDSLATQPDLLLLQEVNPNRRDLWQELLTDRLGYTTVRDTLDIAVEQGNSNGHITATTSELECIKTTTGLELNEHTTRTESDRSTAYPEKFLIASIDYRNTTIEVWNIRAVPGNSYPEEKLTILELAYEYVEEAEEKPRIIAGDLNSPQRELADGQAITYGYQRDDDLQQRGVTAELKILKGLGHFGMIDVFRAQHGYGDVDSLSVSHDGRRIDHLFASEALSPINCWYSETGATHSDHAPVLAVFDI from the coding sequence ATGAGAGTTCTTTCATGGAACGTTGATGGAACGTTCCCGCCCCAAGGCTCACCAGATCAGATTGCCGATCAGATAGGATGGTTAGACTCACTTGCGACTCAGCCGGACCTCCTCTTACTACAGGAGGTCAACCCAAATCGACGTGATCTCTGGCAGGAATTGTTGACCGACCGCCTTGGGTATACGACTGTACGAGATACCCTCGATATCGCGGTAGAACAAGGCAACAGCAACGGCCACATCACTGCTACGACGAGCGAATTAGAATGCATAAAAACTACTACTGGTCTTGAATTGAATGAGCACACGACACGGACTGAGTCGGACCGCTCAACAGCATATCCCGAAAAATTCCTCATTGCTAGTATCGACTACAGGAATACAACTATCGAGGTCTGGAACATCAGGGCGGTGCCTGGCAACAGCTACCCGGAGGAAAAACTCACGATCCTTGAACTCGCCTACGAGTACGTCGAAGAGGCTGAAGAGAAACCCCGTATCATTGCTGGAGACCTGAACAGCCCACAGCGAGAACTTGCTGACGGCCAAGCCATCACGTACGGCTACCAACGTGACGATGATCTCCAGCAGCGCGGAGTCACAGCAGAACTCAAAATTCTCAAAGGCTTAGGACACTTCGGGATGATCGATGTCTTCCGGGCCCAACATGGGTACGGTGATGTCGACTCGCTCTCGGTGAGTCATGATGGTCGACGAATCGATCACCTCTTCGCATCGGAGGCCCTCTCGCCAATCAACTGCTGGTATTCAGAAACCGGAGCGACCCACAGTGACCACGCGCCAGTCCTCGCTGTCTTCGATATTTAA
- a CDS encoding winged helix-turn-helix transcriptional regulator — protein sequence MAEAAPGAVFYDLTEKGRDLAGVLDEFGAWARR from the coding sequence ATGGCGGAAGCCGCCCCGGGCGCCGTGTTCTACGACCTCACCGAGAAGGGGCGTGACCTCGCCGGCGTGCTCGACGAGTTCGGGGCGTGGGCACGACGCTGA
- a CDS encoding HIT family protein — translation MSDDCIFCSIVDGDIPSYTVYEDDEVMAFLDANPLARGHTLVIPKAHHERVNDLPADRSTALFDAVHDLTGRVEAAADAAATTIAVNNGTAAGQEVPHVHVHIVPRSEADGGRPIHALIEDRPDVDDDELDDVAAAIRGD, via the coding sequence ATGAGTGACGACTGCATCTTCTGTTCGATCGTCGACGGCGACATCCCCAGTTACACGGTCTACGAGGACGACGAAGTGATGGCCTTCCTCGACGCCAACCCGCTGGCCCGGGGGCACACGCTCGTCATCCCGAAAGCGCACCACGAACGCGTCAACGACCTGCCGGCCGACCGGTCGACGGCGCTGTTCGACGCGGTCCACGACCTGACCGGCCGCGTCGAGGCGGCCGCCGACGCCGCGGCGACGACCATCGCTGTCAACAACGGCACTGCGGCCGGCCAGGAAGTGCCACACGTCCACGTCCACATCGTCCCCCGGTCCGAGGCGGACGGCGGCCGGCCGATCCACGCGCTGATCGAGGACCGTCCGGACGTGGACGACGACGAACTCGACGACGTGGCCGCCGCCATCCGCGGCGACTGA
- the prs gene encoding ribose-phosphate diphosphokinase produces the protein MIVPGSASQALGAALAAETGHELAAVDYEQFPDGERMASVDIGDTDRAVVVAATTTDASHVELLQLQDAAHEAGADDVVTVLPYMGYGRQERAFEAGQPVSARAVARAISTGTDRVVLVNPHEASVTDFFDVPCSVVDAAPQLAAPLPTDLTDPLFLSPDAGAIDLAESARAAYGRGAIDYFEKVRHSGTEVEITPSDAVVEGRDVVVVDDIVATGSTMSESIRVLHDRDASGVFVACVHPLFARDARTKLERAGVTGIYATDTVERDVTATSVAPVVADVL, from the coding sequence ATGATCGTACCCGGGTCCGCATCACAGGCCCTCGGCGCGGCGCTCGCCGCCGAGACGGGGCACGAACTCGCCGCCGTGGACTACGAGCAGTTCCCCGACGGCGAACGCATGGCGTCGGTCGACATCGGCGACACCGACCGGGCGGTCGTCGTCGCGGCGACGACCACCGACGCGTCACACGTCGAACTCCTCCAGTTGCAGGACGCCGCCCACGAGGCGGGCGCCGACGACGTGGTGACCGTCCTGCCGTACATGGGCTACGGCCGGCAGGAGCGCGCGTTCGAGGCGGGCCAACCCGTCTCCGCGCGGGCCGTCGCCCGCGCCATCTCGACCGGCACCGACCGGGTGGTCCTCGTCAACCCCCACGAGGCGTCGGTGACGGACTTCTTCGACGTGCCCTGTTCGGTCGTCGACGCCGCGCCACAGTTGGCCGCCCCGCTCCCCACCGATCTGACCGACCCGCTCTTTCTCTCGCCCGACGCGGGCGCCATCGACCTCGCCGAGTCGGCGCGGGCCGCCTACGGCCGCGGCGCAATCGATTACTTCGAGAAGGTGCGCCACTCCGGCACCGAGGTGGAGATTACGCCGAGCGACGCCGTCGTCGAGGGACGGGACGTGGTGGTCGTCGACGACATCGTCGCCACCGGGTCGACGATGAGCGAATCCATCCGCGTCCTCCACGACCGGGATGCAAGCGGCGTGTTCGTGGCCTGTGTCCACCCGCTGTTCGCCCGAGACGCACGGACGAAGCTCGAACGCGCGGGCGTGACTGGCATCTACGCCACGGATACGGTCGAACGCGACGTGACCGCCACCTCCGTCGCGCCCGTCGTCGCCGACGTGCTGTAG
- a CDS encoding alpha/beta fold hydrolase → MPTASNESVSLYYEADGGGDRSATGGRPRADGGGTVVCLGDVGYGAWQWGWQHAGLTGPFETLVTDLRGAGRSDAPPGPYAVDDLVADVQAVLDDHGERRVHVVGAGLGGMVALELARISTRPRSLALLGTAPVGADLTLEPLFGAPDDPDALESSLAAALSRDFLDANPDAVERIVEWRAGEDATREAWDAQAAAVAAFDISDRLYEVDVPALVCHGRDDAVWPVEYGRRLAENLPRGEFVALDGGHLIGIERSRAVNDRLFGHFESP, encoded by the coding sequence ATGCCCACCGCATCGAACGAGTCCGTGTCGCTGTACTACGAGGCCGACGGCGGCGGGGACCGGAGTGCCACGGGCGGCCGACCACGGGCCGACGGCGGCGGGACGGTCGTCTGTCTCGGCGACGTGGGGTACGGCGCCTGGCAGTGGGGCTGGCAACACGCCGGCCTGACCGGGCCGTTCGAGACGCTGGTGACCGACCTCCGGGGCGCCGGGCGCTCCGACGCTCCGCCCGGTCCTTACGCCGTCGACGACCTAGTGGCAGACGTGCAGGCGGTCCTCGACGACCACGGCGAGCGGCGAGTCCACGTCGTCGGCGCGGGCCTGGGTGGGATGGTCGCGCTCGAACTCGCACGGATATCGACACGGCCCCGGTCGCTCGCCCTCCTCGGCACCGCCCCCGTCGGCGCCGATCTGACGCTCGAACCCCTCTTCGGGGCGCCCGACGACCCCGACGCGCTCGAGTCGTCGCTCGCGGCCGCGCTCTCCCGGGACTTCCTGGACGCCAACCCCGACGCAGTCGAGCGGATCGTCGAGTGGCGGGCGGGCGAAGACGCGACCCGCGAGGCGTGGGACGCCCAGGCCGCCGCCGTCGCGGCGTTCGACATCTCGGATCGACTCTACGAGGTCGACGTGCCGGCGCTGGTGTGCCACGGCCGCGACGACGCGGTGTGGCCGGTCGAATACGGTCGCCGTCTCGCCGAGAACCTCCCCCGTGGCGAGTTCGTCGCCCTCGACGGCGGTCACCTGATCGGGATCGAACGCTCCCGCGCGGTGAACGACCGGCTCTTTGGCCACTTCGAGTCCCCGTAA
- a CDS encoding thioredoxin domain-containing protein, with protein sequence MYDPDTLHMVSITPEIDRSLVREFRAEYDGTWPVVTDPGLTATARWDANR encoded by the coding sequence GTGTACGACCCCGACACGCTTCACATGGTGTCGATCACACCCGAGATCGACCGGTCGCTCGTCCGCGAGTTCCGGGCGGAGTACGACGGAACGTGGCCCGTCGTCACCGACCCCGGGCTGACCGCGACGGCGCGGTGGGACGCCAACCGGTAA